A stretch of Lactuca sativa cultivar Salinas chromosome 6, Lsat_Salinas_v11, whole genome shotgun sequence DNA encodes these proteins:
- the LOC111879609 gene encoding probable methyltransferase PMT10 isoform X2, with translation MRAATSVPSPDHITNPNTFIKILVLSFFSLSLFFAVKHFSSDTTYSQEFSLPFSSTTNTTTAVHADVNSTASSSSTYLASPPKAASPQPPHLQPEDVIERTGIVDENGAMTVDFVIGDYDSSLLESKVNESLGESVVESDQNWEKIEKFRVCDQGKREYIPCLDNVDVVSRLNSTEKGEKYERHCPAKGNELDCLVPNPKGYKDHIPWPKSRDEVWYDNVPHTRLVEDKGGQNWISRNKDKFIFPGGGTQFIHGANLYLDQISKMVPDIAFGQHVRVALDVGCGVASFGAFLLDRNVTTLSIAPKDVHENQIQFALERGVPAMVAVFATHRLLYPSQAFDLIHCSRCRINWTRDDGILLLEVNRMLRAGGYFVWAAQPVYKHEDKLQEQWKEMEDLTGRICWELIAKEGYIATWRKPLNNTCYFTRNQNTQPPICEEKDDPDNVWYVPLKACITKLPENGYGANVTEWPLRLHHPPERLQSIKMDAFVSRNDIYKAEYKYWKEITLSYVNVFRWRTLNVRNVMDMRARYGGFAAALHDHGVDCWVMNVVPVSDTNTLPVIYDRGLVGVVHDWCEPFDTYPRTYDILNAAGLFSIEQKRCSMSSIMLEMNRILRPNGHVYIRDVNSVIYKLEEIAKAMGWMTHVFDNGEGPNAGVKLLTCEKRLL, from the exons AACACTACCACAGCCGTCCACGCCGATGTCAATTCCACTGCCAGCAGTTCATCCACTTATTTGGCCTCACCACCAAAAGCGGCCTCTCCGCAACCGCCGCATCTGCAGCCCGAAGATGTTATTGAGAGGACGGGAATTGTGGACGAGAACGGCGCGATGACGGTTGACTTTGTGATAGGGGATTACGACTCGAGTTTACTTGAGAGTAAGGTTAACGAAAGTTTGGGGGAGAGTGTTGTAGAAAGCGATCAGAATTGGGAAAAAATTgagaaatttagggtttgtgatCAGGGTAAAAGAGAGTATATACCTTGTTTGGATAATGTAGATGTGGTTTCTAGGTTAAATTCAACTGAAAAGGGCGAGAAGTATGAAAGACATTGCCCAGCAAAAGGAAACGAATTGGATTGTCTGGTGCCCAATCCCAAAGGGTACAAAGACCACATTCCATGGCCAAAAAGTCGAGATGAG GTATGGTATGATAATGTACCTCATACACGTCTGGTTGAAGATAAAGGAGGACAAAACTGGATATCAAGAAACAAAGACAAGTTCATATTTCCAGGAGGTGGAACACAGTTCATACATGGCGCAAATCTGTACTTGGATCAAATCTCTAAG ATGGTTCCTGATATTGCATTTGGTCAACATGTTCGAGTTGCATTGGATGTTGGTTGTGGTGTAGCAAGTTTTGGTGCTTTTTTACTTGATCGAAATGTGACTACTCTATCTATAGCACCAAAAGATGTTCATGAGAATCAGATTCAATTTGCCCTAGAGCGTGGTGTTCCTGCCATGGTGGCAGTATTTGCAACACACAGATTGTTATATCCAAGCCAAGCATTTGATTTAATACATTGCTCAAGATGTAGAATAAACTGGACTCGTGATG ATGGAATTTTGCTTCTGGAGGTGAACAGGATGCTAAGGGCAGGAGGATACTTTGTGTGGGCAGCACAACCTGTTTATAAACATGAAGATAAGCTTCAAGAACAATGGAAAG AAATGGAGGATCTTACTGGACGCATATGTTGGGAACTGATAGCAAAAGAAGGATATATCGCCACATGGCGCAAGCCTCTCAACAACACCTGTTACTTTACACGTAATCAAAACACACAACCTCCAATATGTGAAGAAAAAGATGATCCAGATAATGTTTG GTATGTCCCACTGAAGGCATGTATAACTAAATTACCTGAAAATGGTTATGGAGCTAATGTTACAGAGTGGCCACTACGCCTTCATCATCCACCAGAGAggcttcaaagtataaaaatgGATGCTTTTGTATCCAGGAATGATATATACAAAGCAGAGTATAAATATTGGAAAGAAATAACATTAAGTTATGTTAATGTTTTTCGTTGGAGGACTTTAAATGTACGAAATGTGATGGATATGAGGGCAAGATATGGAgg ATTTGCAGCAGCATTGCATGATCATGGGGTTGATTGTTGGGTTATGAATGTTGTTCCTGTTAGTGATACAAATACTTTGCCTGTTATCTATGATCGTGGGCTTGTAGGTGTTGTGCATGACTG GTGTGAGCCTTTTGACACATACCCTAGAACATACGACATATTGAATGCTGCTGGGCTCTTCTCCATAGAGCAAAAAAG GTGTAGTATGTCTAGCATAATGCTTGAGATGAATCGAATCTTAAGGCCAAATGGACATGTGTATATTCGGGATGTTAATTCtgtgatttataaacttgaaGAAATAGCAAAGGCGATGGGATGGATGACACATGTGTTTGACAATGGTGAGGGTCCCAATGCTGGGGTCAAGCTTTTGACATGTGAAAAACGCCTTCTATAA
- the LOC111879609 gene encoding probable methyltransferase PMT10 isoform X1, translating into MRAATSVPSPDHITNPNTFIKILVLSFFSLSLFFAVKHFSSDTTYSQEFSLPFSSTTNTTTAVHADVNSTASSSSTYLASPPKAASPQPPHLQPEDVIERTGIVDENGAMTVDFVIGDYDSSLLESKVNESLGESVVESDQNWEKIEKFRVCDQGKREYIPCLDNVDVVSRLNSTEKGEKYERHCPAKGNELDCLVPNPKGYKDHIPWPKSRDEVWYDNVPHTRLVEDKGGQNWISRNKDKFIFPGGGTQFIHGANLYLDQISKMVPDIAFGQHVRVALDVGCGVASFGAFLLDRNVTTLSIAPKDVHENQIQFALERGVPAMVAVFATHRLLYPSQAFDLIHCSRCRINWTRDDGILLLEVNRMLRAGGYFVWAAQPVYKHEDKLQEQWKEMEDLTGRICWELIAKEGYIATWRKPLNNTCYFTRNQNTQPPICEEKDDPDNVWYVPLKACITKLPENGYGANVTEWPLRLHHPPERLQSIKMDAFVSRNDIYKAEYKYWKEITLSYVNVFRWRTLNVRNVMDMRARYGGFAAALHDHGVDCWVMNVVPVSDTNTLPVIYDRGLVGVVHDWCEPFDTYPRTYDILNAAGLFSIEQKSRCSMSSIMLEMNRILRPNGHVYIRDVNSVIYKLEEIAKAMGWMTHVFDNGEGPNAGVKLLTCEKRLL; encoded by the exons AACACTACCACAGCCGTCCACGCCGATGTCAATTCCACTGCCAGCAGTTCATCCACTTATTTGGCCTCACCACCAAAAGCGGCCTCTCCGCAACCGCCGCATCTGCAGCCCGAAGATGTTATTGAGAGGACGGGAATTGTGGACGAGAACGGCGCGATGACGGTTGACTTTGTGATAGGGGATTACGACTCGAGTTTACTTGAGAGTAAGGTTAACGAAAGTTTGGGGGAGAGTGTTGTAGAAAGCGATCAGAATTGGGAAAAAATTgagaaatttagggtttgtgatCAGGGTAAAAGAGAGTATATACCTTGTTTGGATAATGTAGATGTGGTTTCTAGGTTAAATTCAACTGAAAAGGGCGAGAAGTATGAAAGACATTGCCCAGCAAAAGGAAACGAATTGGATTGTCTGGTGCCCAATCCCAAAGGGTACAAAGACCACATTCCATGGCCAAAAAGTCGAGATGAG GTATGGTATGATAATGTACCTCATACACGTCTGGTTGAAGATAAAGGAGGACAAAACTGGATATCAAGAAACAAAGACAAGTTCATATTTCCAGGAGGTGGAACACAGTTCATACATGGCGCAAATCTGTACTTGGATCAAATCTCTAAG ATGGTTCCTGATATTGCATTTGGTCAACATGTTCGAGTTGCATTGGATGTTGGTTGTGGTGTAGCAAGTTTTGGTGCTTTTTTACTTGATCGAAATGTGACTACTCTATCTATAGCACCAAAAGATGTTCATGAGAATCAGATTCAATTTGCCCTAGAGCGTGGTGTTCCTGCCATGGTGGCAGTATTTGCAACACACAGATTGTTATATCCAAGCCAAGCATTTGATTTAATACATTGCTCAAGATGTAGAATAAACTGGACTCGTGATG ATGGAATTTTGCTTCTGGAGGTGAACAGGATGCTAAGGGCAGGAGGATACTTTGTGTGGGCAGCACAACCTGTTTATAAACATGAAGATAAGCTTCAAGAACAATGGAAAG AAATGGAGGATCTTACTGGACGCATATGTTGGGAACTGATAGCAAAAGAAGGATATATCGCCACATGGCGCAAGCCTCTCAACAACACCTGTTACTTTACACGTAATCAAAACACACAACCTCCAATATGTGAAGAAAAAGATGATCCAGATAATGTTTG GTATGTCCCACTGAAGGCATGTATAACTAAATTACCTGAAAATGGTTATGGAGCTAATGTTACAGAGTGGCCACTACGCCTTCATCATCCACCAGAGAggcttcaaagtataaaaatgGATGCTTTTGTATCCAGGAATGATATATACAAAGCAGAGTATAAATATTGGAAAGAAATAACATTAAGTTATGTTAATGTTTTTCGTTGGAGGACTTTAAATGTACGAAATGTGATGGATATGAGGGCAAGATATGGAgg ATTTGCAGCAGCATTGCATGATCATGGGGTTGATTGTTGGGTTATGAATGTTGTTCCTGTTAGTGATACAAATACTTTGCCTGTTATCTATGATCGTGGGCTTGTAGGTGTTGTGCATGACTG GTGTGAGCCTTTTGACACATACCCTAGAACATACGACATATTGAATGCTGCTGGGCTCTTCTCCATAGAGCAAAAAAG CAGGTGTAGTATGTCTAGCATAATGCTTGAGATGAATCGAATCTTAAGGCCAAATGGACATGTGTATATTCGGGATGTTAATTCtgtgatttataaacttgaaGAAATAGCAAAGGCGATGGGATGGATGACACATGTGTTTGACAATGGTGAGGGTCCCAATGCTGGGGTCAAGCTTTTGACATGTGAAAAACGCCTTCTATAA